In Anaeromyxobacter diazotrophicus, a genomic segment contains:
- a CDS encoding response regulator: MEPLPGIVALAAVFDRARGARLDAAERFVSSLPRLFPDALVGCDLAWQPRAAVFVVVMRFSERRFGAEGRRRLDFWLARAGVRSTALAEVSAAQRASFFSNLEACQARVMGVAPDRLALDAADLFTAAGAPPARAARAGAGPVLAMDVGGPGWEGVRYVAEEASLFIPGLLAPAAGDELVLALRVPGLERPFETRAMVAWVRTADDGGGAQPGFALTLRDAAPELLGALAARQPPAVSLSAAALRAFPRYVVKAPVVVTPWAEGGEGAPRAEPPAAALEGEEQGAAGPSLAEYGGDEELTGDYLENLSQGGAFVRTAHPRAVGERVRLGLRLPGGESFSAPALVATVTDKGMGVSFDLDEAGQQRLAAAITHLSARARRALVVDDDAVVRRMLQESLQQRGFEVLTADDGSSGLSLLADELLALDLLVTDVRMRKMDGEAFIRTIRRAGGEADLAIVAMTGGLEGDLEQRLQKEGADAVLDKALGPELIAQAADAVLERKRTAQA, encoded by the coding sequence ATGGAGCCCCTTCCCGGCATCGTGGCCCTGGCCGCCGTGTTCGACCGTGCCCGCGGCGCGCGGCTCGACGCCGCGGAGCGGTTCGTCTCGTCCCTGCCGCGGCTCTTCCCCGACGCGCTGGTCGGGTGCGACCTCGCCTGGCAGCCGCGCGCCGCCGTCTTCGTGGTGGTGATGCGCTTCTCCGAGCGGCGCTTCGGCGCGGAGGGGCGGCGGCGGCTCGACTTCTGGCTCGCCCGCGCCGGGGTGCGCTCCACGGCGCTGGCGGAGGTCTCGGCGGCGCAGCGCGCCTCCTTCTTCTCGAACCTCGAGGCGTGCCAGGCGCGCGTGATGGGCGTCGCGCCCGATCGCCTCGCCCTGGACGCCGCCGACCTCTTCACCGCGGCCGGTGCCCCGCCCGCCCGCGCCGCGCGCGCCGGCGCCGGGCCGGTCCTCGCGATGGACGTCGGCGGCCCGGGCTGGGAGGGCGTGCGCTACGTGGCGGAGGAGGCTTCGCTCTTCATCCCCGGGCTGCTCGCCCCGGCGGCCGGGGACGAGCTCGTCCTCGCCCTGCGCGTCCCCGGGCTCGAGCGGCCGTTCGAGACCCGCGCCATGGTGGCGTGGGTGCGCACCGCCGACGATGGCGGCGGGGCCCAGCCCGGCTTCGCGCTCACCCTCCGCGACGCCGCGCCGGAGCTGCTCGGCGCGCTCGCCGCCCGCCAGCCGCCGGCGGTGTCGCTCTCGGCGGCGGCGCTGCGCGCCTTCCCCCGCTACGTCGTGAAGGCACCCGTGGTCGTGACCCCCTGGGCCGAGGGGGGCGAGGGTGCGCCGCGCGCGGAGCCCCCCGCCGCCGCGCTCGAGGGCGAGGAGCAGGGCGCGGCCGGGCCGTCGCTGGCCGAGTACGGCGGCGACGAGGAGCTCACCGGGGACTACCTCGAGAACCTGTCGCAGGGCGGCGCCTTCGTGCGCACCGCCCACCCGCGCGCGGTGGGCGAGCGCGTGCGCCTCGGCCTGCGGCTGCCCGGCGGCGAGTCGTTCTCCGCCCCGGCGCTGGTCGCCACCGTCACCGACAAGGGCATGGGCGTGAGCTTCGACCTCGACGAGGCCGGCCAGCAGCGGCTGGCGGCCGCCATCACGCACCTCAGCGCCCGGGCCCGCCGCGCCCTGGTGGTGGACGACGACGCGGTGGTGCGCCGGATGCTGCAGGAGTCGCTGCAGCAGCGCGGGTTCGAGGTGCTGACCGCCGACGACGGCAGCTCCGGGCTGTCGCTGCTGGCGGACGAGCTCCTGGCGCTCGATCTGCTCGTCACGGACGTGCGCATGCGGAAGATGGACGGCGAGGCGTTCATCCGGACCATCCGGCGCGCCGGGGGCGAGGCGGACCTCGCCATTGTGGCCATGACCGGCGGCCTGGAGGGCGACCTCGAGCAGCGCCTCCAGAAGGAGGGCGCCGACGCGGTGCTCGACAAGGCGCTCGGCCCGGAGCTCATCGCCCAGGCCGCCGACGCCGTGCTCGAGCGCAAGCGGACGGCGCAGGCCTGA